One stretch of Ipomoea triloba cultivar NCNSP0323 chromosome 8, ASM357664v1 DNA includes these proteins:
- the LOC116027745 gene encoding allene oxide synthase 1, chloroplastic-like, whose protein sequence is MASSSLAVHFQIPNQKSSLRSPAYLKPSSRRFKICPVSATVSDTPPTVSMSPVPEKLPTRKIPGDYGLPLIGPWKDRLDYFYNQGREEFFRSRVQKYGSTVFRTNMPPGPFISFSPNVVVLLDGKSFPTLFDVGKVEKRDVFTGTFMPSTELTGGYRILSYLDPSEPKHAKLKQLMFFLLSSRRSHVIPEFHKSFTEMFEGLEKEVGSKGKVGLNAANDQAAFNFLARSWLGVDPAGTKLGIDGPNLVGKWVVFNLHPLLVLGLPKGLEEALLHTFRLPAGLVKKDYQRLYDFFYSNATAFFDEAENLGVSREEACHNLLFVTCFNSFGGMKIFFPNMIKWIGRGGARLHAELAREIRSVVKSNGGKVTMAGMEQMPLMKSVVYEALRIEPPVPAQYGRAKRDLIIESHDAAFEVKEGEMLFGFQPFATKDPKIFDRAEEFVPDRFTGENANELLSHVLWSNGPETESPTVNNKQCAGKDFVVLVSRLMVVELFLRYDSFDIEVGTSALGASVTVTSLKRASF, encoded by the coding sequence ATGGCGTCTTCTTCGTTAGCTGTTCACTTCCAAATCCCTAATCAGAAATCTTCTTTAAGATCTCCGGCGTATTTGAAACCTTCTAGCCGGCGTTTCAAGATTTGCCCAGTTTCTGCCACCGTGTCGGATACTCCGCCGACGGTTTCCATGTCGCCGGTCCCGGAGAAACTCCCGACCCGGAAAATACCCGGCGATTATGGGTTGCCGTTGATCGGGCCGTGGAAAGATCGGTTGGACTATTTTTACAATCAAGGAAGAGAGGAGTTTTTCCGGTCTCGGGTTCAGAAATACGGGTCAACGGTGTTCAGGACGAATATGCCGCCCGGCCCGTTTATTTCGTTTAGTCCTAACGTCGTCGTTTTGCTCGACGGGAAGAGTTTTCCGACGCTTTTTGATGTGGGAAAGGTGGAAAAACGGGATGTTTTCACCGGAACTTTCATGCCCTCCACGGAACTCACCGGCGGGTACCGGATCTTATCCTATTTGGACCCGTCGGAGCCGAAACACGCGAAACTGAAGCAGCTGATGTTCTTCCTCCTCTCTTCCCGGCGAAGCCACGTCATCCCGGAGTTCCACAAGAGTTTCACGGAGATGTTTGAGGGTTTGGAGAAGGAGGTGGGTAGCAAGGGGAAAGTAGGGTTAAATGCCGCTAACGATCAGGCGGCTTTCAATTTTTTGGCCCGATCGTGGCTCGGAGTTGATCCGGCCGGGACGAAGCTGGGAATCGACGGCCCTAATCTTGTTGGGAAATGGGTCGTGTTTAATCTCCACCCTTTATTAGTTCTCGGGCTCCCTAAGGGCTTAGAAGAAGCTCTCCTCCATACTTTCCGGTTACCGGCGGGGCTAGTGAAAAAAGACTATCAGAGGCTCTACGATTTCTTTTATTCCAACGCAACGGCTTTTTTTGATGAGGCCGAGAATCTCGGGGTGTCACGTGAGGAGGCCTGCCATAACCTCCTCTTCGTCACGTGCTTCAACTCGTTCGGCGGCATGAAGATTTTCTTCCCCAATATGATCAAGTGGATCGGCCGCGGCGGCGCGCGGCTGCACGCCGAGCTGGCGCGGGAGATCCGGTCGGTGGTCAAATCCAACGGCGGGAAAGTCACGATGGCCGGGATGGAACAGATGCCGTTGATGAAATCCGTGGTTTACGAGGCCCTCCGGATCGAGCCACCCGTCCCAGCCCAATACGGCCGGGCCAAACGCGACCTTATCATCGAGTCACACGACGCCGCATTTGAAGTTAAGGAAGGGGAGATGTTATTCGGGTTCCAACCGTTTGCCACGAAGGACCCGAAGATCTTCGACCGGGCCGAGGAGTTCGTGCCGGACCGGTTCACGGGCGAGAACGCAAACGAACTTTTGAGCCACGTGTTGTGGTCTAACGGCCCCGAAACGGAAAGCCCTACCGTTAACAATAAACAGTGCGCCGGCAAGGATTTCGTCGTCTTGGTTTCACGGCTGATGGTCGTCGAGCTCTTCCTCCGTTACGATTCTTTCGACATCGAGGTCGGAACGTCGGCGTTAGGTGCTTCCGTCACCGTAACGTCACTCAAGAGAGCCAGCTTCTGA